A portion of the Magnolia sinica isolate HGM2019 chromosome 17, MsV1, whole genome shotgun sequence genome contains these proteins:
- the LOC131231927 gene encoding DNA mismatch repair protein PMS1 isoform X2: MEGVVNSPSIRPINKGVIHRICSGQVILDLSSAVKELVENSLDAGASSIEISLKEYGEESFKVIDNGCGISPSNFQALALKHHTSKIADFPDLQSLTTFGFRGEALSSLCALGNLTVETRTKNESVGTRLTFDHSGLVTSERKTARPIGTTVTVEKLFSTLPVRNKEFSRNIRREYGKLISLLNAYAVIAKGVRLVCTNTASKNIKSVVLKTPGSSSLKDNIVTVFGMNTFACLEPLSICVSDGCKVEGFLSKPGQGSGRTLGDRQFFYVNGRPVDMPKVSKLINELYKSSNSRQYPVAIMNFTIPTKAYDVNVTPDKRKIFFSDEASLMLSLREAIESIYSPSLCSYSINSFEDPKKGSKKEKDTFELDAPCDEPHCSPPKSPRGSVQKDVACWPEQTTDDTSLDMVEEGIPDSDVAEGIVQCKEETPLLKNSALISSYSMEKSKRFSAYQPKQLKTPISNTRNDKHAMYGGREVEKDSAENVDSSSRSKVVQSSLTKFVTVNKRKHEDTCTVLSELPVLRSEMLPCQVRKTHPEMHASVSGSLLSQHECDDSTDMDKNELSEHSKAFHVLNEVRTPPLARSCIDDRVSAEENVTSQEKASPLVDVGSKAFSGKSLENTLDDLSSTAPLVQSSNVILDGPVPCSGSEICSVLQFSINDLRTRRSQRLSRLHSNSSAPERMNIKRCYAAATLENSQPENQEGKAKALAAACNELERFFRKEDFGRMEVIGQFNLGFIIGKIDQDLFIVDQHAADEKYNFERLSQSTILNQQPLLQPMRLELSPEEEVIASIHMEIIRDFFYLLLLFPFCVKQKEMHCKFHKANTTYGCIPRLMERAASK, encoded by the exons GCTCTTGCACTCAAGCATCATACTTCTAAAATAGCagattttcctgatcttcagTCTTTGACGACTTTTGGCTTCAGAGGAGAGGCACTAAGCTCCCTTTGTGCATTGGGGAACTTAACTGTTGAAACGAGAACAAAAAATGAGTCTGTTGGCACGCGCTTGACGTTTGACCATTCGGGTTTGGTAACATCTGAAAGGAAGACAGCACGACCAATTGGCACGACCGTCACTGTTGAGAAGCTGTTCTCCACTTTGCCAGTGCGGAATAAGGAGTTCAGTCGCAATATCCGAAGGGAATATGGAAAGCTCATTTCTTTATTGAAT GCATATGCAGTTATTGCAAAAGGAGTGCGACTGGTTTGCACCAACACCGCCAGTAAAAATATAAAGTCTGTGGTGCTTAAAACCCCTGGAAGCAGTTCACTCAAAGATAATATTGTAACAGTATTTGGCATGAACACCTTTGCATGCTTGGAACCTTTGAGCATATGTGTATCAGATGGCTGCAAAGTGGAAGGCTTTCTTTCCAAGCCTGGGCAAGGCAGCGGACGTACCCTTGGAGATAGACAGTTCTTTTATGTAAATGGTCGGCCAGTGGATATGCCTAAAGTCAGCAAGCTTATAAATGAACTGTATAAAAGTTCGAACTCCCGGCAGTATCCTGTTGCAATCATGAATTTTACTATACCAACTAAAGCATATGATGTCAATGTAACTCCGGATAAAAGGAAAATATTCTTTTCTGATGAAGCCTCCCTTATGCTTTCCTTAAGAGAGGCGATAGAAAGCATCTACTCCCCAAGCCTCTGTAGCTATTCAATTAACAGCTTTGAGGATCCAAAGAAGGGTTCAAAGAAGGAAAAGGATACATTTGAATTGGATGCACCTTGTGACGAACCCCATTGCTCTCCACCAAAATCTCCTAGAGGCAGTGTGCAAAAGGACGTTGCGTGCTGGCCAGAACAAACCACGGATGATACTTCTCTTGACATGGTTGAAGAGGGCATTCCGGATTCAGATGTGGCAGAAGGAATCGTTCAATGCAAGGAGGAAACTCCCTTGTTGAAGAATAGTGCTCTTATTAGCAGCTACAGCATGGAGAAGTCCAAAAGATTTTCTGCATATCAGCCTAAGCAGCTGAAAACTCCGATATCTAATACAAGAAATGATAAGCATGCCATGTATGGTGGAAGAGAAGTTGAAAAGGATTCTGCAGAAAATGTTGATTCATCCAGTCGTTCAAAAGTTGTTCAGTCTTCACTTACCAAGTTTGTGACCGTGAATAAGAGGAAGCATGAAGATACTTGTACAGTATTGTCAGAATTGCCAGTGCTAAGAAGTGAAATGCTTCCTTGTCAAGTGAGGAAAACACATCCAGAAATGCATGCTTCAGTCTCAGGTTCCCTTCTTAGTCAACATGAATGTGATGATTCTACTGACATGGATAAAAACGAACTTTCAGAGCATTCCAAGGCATTCCATGTTCTGAATGAAGTGAGAACTCCACCTTTGGCCAGAAGCTGCATTGATGATAGAGTGTCTGCTGAG GAGAATGTCACAAGTCAGGAGAAAGCATCACCTCTCGTTGATGTGGGTTCAAAAGCTTTTTCTGGCAAAAGTCTAGAAAATACACTGGACGATCTATCAAGTACAGCTCCATTGGTACAATCTTCCAATGTGATTTTGGATGGTCCAGTCCCTTGTTCTGGTTCAGAGATATGTTCTGTTTTGCAATTTAGTATCAATGATCTTAGAACCAGGAGGAGCCAGAGACTGTCAAGATTGCATTCCAACAGTTCTGCACCTGAAAGAATGAATATTAAAAG ATGCTATGCTGCTGCAACATTGGAGAATTCCCAACCAGAAAATCAGGAGGGAAAGGCAAAGGCTCTAGCTGCAGCATGTAATGAGTTAGAGAGATTCTTTAGGAAAGAAGATTTTGGAAGAATGGAG GTTATTGGGCAGTTCAATCTTGGTTTTATCATCGGCAAGATTGATCAAGACTTATTTATTGTAGATCAG CATGCTGCAGACGAGAAATACAACTTTGAGCGTCTCTCGCAATCAACCATCTTGAACCAACAGCCTCTGCTTCA GCCAATGAGATTGGAATTATCTCCTGAAGAAGAAGTAATAGCCTCAATACATATGGAAATTATCAG GGACTTCttttatttgttattattatttcctTTTTGTGTCAAACAAAAGGAAATGCATTGCAAATTCCACAAGGCTAACACTACATATGGGTGCATCCCAAGGCTGATGGAACGTGCTGCATCCAAATGA